The Roseofilum reptotaenium CS-1145 genome contains the following window.
TTGACTCGTAGTGGCACTTCTAGATTAGAAACGCTTCCTTGCGATTGTAGCATCTCTAGAAATCGTTCTCGATCGCCCAGATTTGCCCAAAGTTGCAATTCTACCGTAGTATGACCGATCACTTCCTCACGAGAGTATTCTAGGAAGTCAATCTCTCGATTATTGGCTTCTATAATCCGTCCTTCGGGAAGATTAGCAATAGCAATTGGATCGGGGCTAGTACGGAAAATAGTGGCAAATTTTTCTTCAGATTCTTCTAGAGCGTTTTGAAGTTGCTCGGCAGTCCGATGGAACGAATCAGATAAAAGGGAAATTTCGGCGATCGCACTTTCCTTGCCCATAGAGGGTTCCCAGCATCGTTGGGCTAAGGCTATACTCTCTTGGCTGAGGCGCTTAATTGGAGTGGCAATAATCCGTGCAGTTAAGGTTCCAGTTCCTAGGACAACGATTAGGGCGATCGCCGATAATTTTAAGGTGCTTTTTTGATTGGCATTAATTTCAGCCGCAAAATCGGATTCTGGAATCGAAACAACAATCAACCAATCGAGTCCATATTCATCTTGGTAGGGAGTAATTCGCACAAACTCGCTTTGCTCCTTGATTTTGAGGTCTAAGGTTCGAGTTTCTTGGACAGTATTCAACGTACCAAAATACTCTTGAAGCGCTAAGGCGATCGCTTGGGTTCGTTTATTTTCGCTTTCAGTTGCTTTTAACCGTTGGAGTTCCCCTTTCTCTGACTTAATGAACGGAGTTTCTAAGGTCGATGTGGCGATCAACTTTCCGGAACGCTCTAAAATAAAATTTTGACCCGATTTAGAGAAGTTTAACTCGCTCAAAAATGTACTCAATGCTGATAGCGGCAAATCTGAGGAAAAGACACCCTGAAAGTGTCCGTTTCGATCCCGAATAGGGGCAATTGCATACAACCCTAAACTGGGAATAATTTGATAGAAGAAAACGGGAGACCAACTCTGTTTTGGGGCATTTTGAGCATAACGATACCAATTTAAATCCTGGTTATTGACTGGGAACTGATAAATTTTGCGCTGAGGCTTCCCTATACTATCGACTGTATAGTAGTCTCGTTTCCCTGGGTCAGATATGTTTGTTTGCGCCCAGTATAACATCCCTTTATGTAAAGGTTCATCGGTTAAATTTTGCGCCTTTTTAACCAATTCTTCACTGTCCAACTTTCCATAGCTAATCTCTTGCCCAGTCTCGTCGGAAAACCGAATAGATCTTAAAAAAAGAGACAGACGAAATTGGTGCCAAAAATAAGGCTGTAAGGAGTCAATGTTATTTAAGTCAAAGTCCCCTCTTTTAAGAGTTGTTTTATTCATTTTCAGGGATTCTTGAGGGATTTTGATATACAAATTAACTTTTTCTATAATTTCCCTCGAAGTATTATCTAATAATCGATAGGCTAAATTATCAACCGATGATCGACTGGTATTATAACCAAAATATTGAACCAGTCCAACGATAGTAACTAACTGGAGAAAGCAGGGAACAATTAAAACGACTTTTAGAGATATTTTTCGAGGTAATATTGTAGAAATATACTTCACGATCAACTCTTTTCCCTAAGCAACATTTTGATCAAGGTTGTGACATCCAGAACGAGCTAGATGACTTAGGGCGCAATCATTGGGTTTTAAGGATATTACTGCCCTGGCTCCATCACCTAAAAAAATAGGTTCAGATTAAGTAAGTTATTCCTTTTCAATTGTTCTATCTATTCTGTCATAATTATGGTAAAATTACTATATGATTAAGAGAGCCACTAGATCCCTTGAGTAGCCGATCAAACCGTCAAGAAAATCATCTCAACCTAGCTCGTGCTAGTATTCGACGATCGCTGGCCCAGTATAGCCCCTTGCTGCGTCAGAGTGCTACTGTGGCCATTCAACCGGAACTGAAAATACTCAATGCTAACCTGGAAAAACTCGATCAAAATGTGATTCGGATTGCTGCATTTGGGTTGGTCAGTCGGGGAAAATCTGCGGTTTTGAATGGATTAGTCGGTCAAAAAATTCTGCCCACCGGGCCCATTCATGGGGTGACGCAATGGCCGCGATCGGTGCGCTGGATACCCCAGGGGCAAAGTAAAGTACAAATCGAGTTAATCGATACACCTGGACTTGATGAAATCGGGGGAGAAGTGCGGGCAGATATGGCCAGGGAAGTAGCCCAACAAGCGGATTTAATTCTGTTTGTGGTGGCGGGAGATATTACCCAAACAGAATATGATGCCCTGCTGTTTTTAGCCCATACCCATAAACCGTTAATTTTAGTTTTTAATAAAGTCGATTTATATCCCGATCCGGACTTAGAAGCAATTAGTCGAAACCTGCAACAATTGGGGCAACCCCAAGAGTTAAAACAACTGCTAACGACTCAGGAAATGGTACGGGTGGCTGCCGAACCGATGCCTAGACAAGTGCGAGTGGAATTATCGGATGGTGAAGTGCGGTATGAATGGGAATATCCTGCACCGCAAATTGAGGAATTGCGGGGAAAAATTTTGCAGGTACTCAATCGTGAAGGGCGATCGCTCCTTGCTCTTAATGCGTTAGTGCAAACCCAAGCAGCAGAAGTTAGAATTGCCCAAAAAACTTTAGAGGTTCATCATCAACAGGCAGAAGCTCTGATTTGGCAGTATACCCGCTCCAAAGCCTTAGCTATTGCTGTTAATCCGATCGCCCTGTTAGACATTCCAGGGGGGGCGATCGCCGATTTAACGCTGATTCGTGCCCTCAGTCGCTTATATGGCTTACCTCTGAACCGACATGAAGCTCGAAAACTCTGGAGAACCATGTTCTTAAGTTCTGGAGGGTTAGTGTTAGGAGAGGTGGTAACCATCCTCCTGGGAATTGGTAAAACTGCTGCTACTGTTGCCGGTGCAACTGGAGAAACTGCCGGTTTAACGGCTTGGATTCCTGGAGCGATTCTCCAAGGGGCGATCTCCGGTTATGGTGCGTATCAAGTCGGACAAATTACCCGCGTTTATCTCCAACAAGGCTGTACCTGGGGTAACTTAGGTCCCAGCAGTGTCATCCAGCAAATTTTACAAGAACTTGACTCTCAAGCCATCCTCTACCGCCTGCGCCAGGAAATCGAGTCTTCGTTAAACCTGTAGGAGG
Protein-coding sequences here:
- a CDS encoding GTP-binding protein — its product is MSSRSNRQENHLNLARASIRRSLAQYSPLLRQSATVAIQPELKILNANLEKLDQNVIRIAAFGLVSRGKSAVLNGLVGQKILPTGPIHGVTQWPRSVRWIPQGQSKVQIELIDTPGLDEIGGEVRADMAREVAQQADLILFVVAGDITQTEYDALLFLAHTHKPLILVFNKVDLYPDPDLEAISRNLQQLGQPQELKQLLTTQEMVRVAAEPMPRQVRVELSDGEVRYEWEYPAPQIEELRGKILQVLNREGRSLLALNALVQTQAAEVRIAQKTLEVHHQQAEALIWQYTRSKALAIAVNPIALLDIPGGAIADLTLIRALSRLYGLPLNRHEARKLWRTMFLSSGGLVLGEVVTILLGIGKTAATVAGATGETAGLTAWIPGAILQGAISGYGAYQVGQITRVYLQQGCTWGNLGPSSVIQQILQELDSQAILYRLRQEIESSLNL